From one Bradyrhizobium sp. Ash2021 genomic stretch:
- a CDS encoding GNAT family N-acetyltransferase → MSIEIDVLNGDASWKLAEPLLKAVWPPHVLEKLPWGDVVFAHADLRVLIDAPSGGLACHVGIYFRTVTWNGRKVSVGGIGGVATREDCRSHGYASVALNAAIQTLRHHEAIRFGLLFCEPHNFAFYQARGWHPFSGEIYAEQPGGRIRFEALAPFVHDIGRAPRDGTIDLCGLPW, encoded by the coding sequence ATGAGCATCGAAATCGACGTCCTGAACGGGGACGCCTCCTGGAAATTGGCCGAACCGCTGCTGAAGGCGGTCTGGCCGCCCCATGTGCTGGAAAAGCTGCCCTGGGGCGATGTCGTCTTTGCCCATGCCGACCTCAGGGTGCTGATCGACGCGCCCTCGGGCGGCCTCGCCTGCCATGTCGGCATCTATTTCCGCACCGTCACCTGGAACGGCCGCAAGGTTAGTGTCGGCGGCATCGGCGGCGTTGCGACCCGCGAAGACTGCCGCAGCCACGGTTATGCGAGCGTGGCGCTCAACGCCGCAATCCAGACCCTGCGCCACCACGAAGCCATCAGGTTCGGACTGCTGTTCTGCGAGCCGCACAATTTCGCATTTTACCAGGCGCGCGGCTGGCATCCCTTTTCCGGCGAAATCTACGCCGAACAACCCGGCGGGCGAATTCGCTTCGAGGCATTGGCCCCGTTCGTTCACGACATCGGGCGGGCGCCGCGCGACGGCACCATCGACCTATGCGGCCTGCCGTGGTGA
- a CDS encoding caspase family protein — protein sequence MRRLTALVVAVLALCFASQSALAEKRVALVIGNSNYQNVAALTNPANDATAIAEMFRKASFDVVESRRDLKYMEMRRALRDFTDKARGADIAVIYFAGHGLEVDGVNYVVPVDATLERDADVDDEAIALNRILFAAEPATKLRLIILDACRDNPFAKKMKRTIASRSLGRGLVGVEANRPNTFIAFAAKEGSTAADGDGTNSPFSAALVKHLTRPGLDIRKAFGFVRDDVMNATGNQQEPYTTNSLGGNDVALVPAPAAAGNANTDVRRDYELAERVGTREAWDSFVAAHPSGFYTDLAKAQRNKLAAEAERSTATESAKRPEEINTAPAEPPKEDQPAAAKPANPVVASRSPSEAKPDQPVAQDIPRLLQAELKRVGCKTGDIDGEWNGSARRALSAFNDNAGTKFDVKLASIDALDAVRARTGRVCPLDCERGYRASGDRCVKITCDEGFVPGANGSCQKRPERAPRVTERAHHAPAGPKRGGGKCFVYNGTSFCE from the coding sequence ATGCGCCGGCTTACCGCATTGGTCGTTGCCGTGCTGGCACTGTGTTTTGCCAGCCAATCCGCGTTGGCGGAAAAGCGCGTCGCGCTGGTCATCGGCAACTCGAACTACCAGAATGTCGCAGCGCTTACCAATCCCGCCAACGATGCCACCGCCATCGCCGAGATGTTCAGGAAGGCCTCGTTTGACGTGGTCGAATCGCGCCGCGACCTGAAATACATGGAAATGCGCCGGGCATTGCGCGATTTCACCGACAAGGCGCGCGGTGCGGATATCGCGGTGATCTATTTTGCCGGTCACGGGCTCGAGGTCGATGGCGTCAATTACGTCGTGCCGGTCGACGCAACCCTCGAGCGTGATGCGGATGTCGATGACGAAGCCATCGCGCTGAACCGGATTCTTTTCGCGGCCGAGCCCGCGACGAAGCTGCGTCTGATCATCCTCGATGCCTGCCGCGACAATCCGTTTGCGAAGAAGATGAAGCGAACCATCGCCTCGCGGTCGCTGGGCCGGGGCCTGGTCGGCGTCGAGGCCAACAGGCCGAACACGTTTATCGCCTTTGCCGCCAAGGAGGGCTCGACCGCCGCCGATGGTGACGGCACGAACAGCCCGTTTTCGGCGGCGCTGGTGAAACACCTTACCAGGCCCGGCCTCGATATCCGCAAGGCCTTCGGATTTGTCCGCGACGACGTCATGAACGCGACCGGCAACCAGCAGGAGCCCTACACGACGAATTCGCTGGGCGGCAACGACGTGGCGCTGGTGCCCGCGCCTGCTGCAGCCGGCAACGCCAATACCGATGTCCGCCGCGATTACGAATTGGCTGAACGCGTCGGCACAAGGGAAGCCTGGGATTCGTTTGTCGCAGCCCACCCGTCCGGCTTCTACACCGATCTGGCCAAGGCGCAGCGCAACAAGCTTGCCGCAGAGGCCGAGCGAAGCACCGCGACCGAGAGCGCAAAAAGGCCCGAGGAAATCAATACCGCTCCGGCCGAACCGCCGAAAGAAGATCAGCCCGCCGCGGCCAAGCCTGCGAACCCGGTGGTGGCCTCGCGCTCGCCATCCGAGGCCAAGCCGGACCAGCCGGTCGCGCAGGATATTCCTCGCCTGCTGCAGGCCGAACTGAAGCGGGTCGGGTGCAAGACCGGCGACATCGACGGGGAATGGAACGGATCGGCCCGCCGCGCGCTTTCCGCGTTCAACGACAACGCCGGGACCAAATTCGACGTCAAGCTCGCCAGCATCGATGCGCTCGACGCGGTGCGTGCCAGGACCGGGCGCGTCTGCCCGCTCGATTGCGAGCGCGGATATCGCGCCAGCGGCGATCGATGCGTCAAGATCACCTGTGACGAAGGTTTTGTGCCGGGCGCGAACGGCAGCTGTCAAAAACGGCCCGAGCGAGCGCCGCGGGTGACAGAACGCGCGCACCACGCACCGGCCGGGCCGAAGCGGGGCGGAGGCAAATGCTTCGTCTATAACGGCACGTCATTCTGCGAATGA